In Salinisphaera sp. LB1, one genomic interval encodes:
- a CDS encoding LysR substrate-binding domain-containing protein: MIHSPIKLRHLAAFAAVARHGQFASAAEALSITQPGMSKTIRELETNLGVVLFERGPRGVTLTPAGRTLLRYTAPALRSIDEGIEAVRSEAPETVIRIGALSNVEGGLLPETLTALHRGQPDLRVEVDTGTSAALLTRLRLGELDLVIGRMSEAQEIRDLTFEHLYYEPMIVVVRSGHPALDTRGAPSLETFTHYSWVIPPRGTTLREQVERYWVEQSIDPPHAIETLSLPLSQAYVLRSDAVWVTPADTARAPVTTYQMVVVDSPVEIRGGSVGFAVNSSQPMSLAARQLCDCLRSTAAEYPGVNWANNLVT, translated from the coding sequence ATGATCCACTCGCCGATCAAACTGCGCCATCTGGCCGCCTTCGCGGCGGTCGCCCGGCACGGCCAGTTCGCCTCGGCGGCCGAGGCGCTGTCGATCACCCAGCCGGGCATGTCGAAGACCATCCGCGAACTGGAGACGAATCTGGGCGTGGTGCTGTTCGAACGCGGCCCGCGCGGCGTAACACTCACCCCCGCGGGCCGCACCCTCCTGCGCTATACCGCCCCGGCCCTGCGCTCGATCGACGAAGGCATCGAGGCGGTGCGCAGCGAAGCGCCGGAAACCGTGATCCGTATCGGCGCATTGTCCAACGTCGAAGGCGGCCTGCTGCCGGAGACGCTGACCGCGCTGCATCGCGGCCAACCGGATCTGAGAGTCGAAGTAGACACGGGCACGAGTGCGGCCCTGCTCACCCGGCTGCGGCTCGGCGAGCTCGATCTGGTGATCGGCCGCATGAGCGAAGCCCAGGAAATCCGTGACCTGACTTTCGAACATCTGTACTACGAGCCGATGATCGTGGTGGTCCGCTCCGGCCATCCGGCGCTGGACACCCGCGGCGCGCCCAGCCTCGAAACCTTCACCCATTACTCATGGGTGATCCCGCCGCGCGGCACCACCCTGCGTGAACAGGTCGAGCGATACTGGGTGGAGCAATCGATCGACCCGCCCCACGCCATCGAGACCCTCTCGCTGCCGCTGTCGCAGGCCTATGTGCTGCGCAGCGATGCGGTCTGGGTGACCCCGGCCGACACGGCCCGGGCGCCCGTAACCACTTATCAAATGGTCGTAGTCGACTCGCCGGTGGAGATTCGCGGGGGCTCGGTCGGATTCGCCGTGAACAGCAGCCAGCCGATGTCGCTCGCAGCCCGCCAGCTCTGCGATTGCCTGCGATCCACCGCCGCCGAATACCCCGGTGTGAACTGGGCCAACAACCTGGTCACATAA
- the pcaH gene encoding protocatechuate 3,4-dioxygenase subunit beta, whose amino-acid sequence MAANEHTAFVMRDRNWHPPAYAPGYKTSVARSPRQALMAIQTPSASEITGPDFQSLALGPYDNDLLNNYRESTDRDGLPVGERIQVYGRVIDQFGKPVPHTLVEMWQANAGGRYRHKKDSYAAPLDPNFGGVGRTVTDEGGWYRFRTIKPGPYPWPNDPNSWRPAHIHISVMGPSISTRLITQLYFEGDPLIPFCPIVNTIRDADAIETLTSRLDMARSRSFDCLVYRFDIVTRGALQTFFENF is encoded by the coding sequence ATGGCAGCCAACGAACACACCGCCTTCGTCATGCGCGACCGGAACTGGCATCCACCCGCGTATGCGCCCGGCTACAAGACCTCGGTTGCCCGTTCACCGCGCCAGGCGTTGATGGCCATTCAGACCCCGAGCGCCTCCGAAATCACCGGTCCGGATTTTCAAAGCCTGGCTCTCGGGCCTTATGACAACGACCTGCTCAACAACTACCGCGAAAGCACCGACCGCGACGGTCTGCCGGTGGGCGAACGCATCCAGGTCTACGGCCGGGTAATCGATCAATTCGGCAAGCCGGTGCCGCATACGCTGGTCGAGATGTGGCAGGCCAATGCCGGCGGCCGCTATCGGCATAAGAAGGACAGCTATGCCGCACCGCTGGATCCGAATTTCGGCGGCGTTGGCCGCACGGTCACCGACGAAGGCGGCTGGTATCGCTTTCGCACGATCAAGCCCGGCCCCTACCCCTGGCCGAACGACCCGAACTCCTGGCGACCGGCCCACATCCATATCTCGGTGATGGGGCCATCGATCTCGACCCGGCTGATTACCCAGCTGTATTTCGAGGGCGACCCGCTGATTCCTTTCTGTCCGATCGTGAACACGATCCGCGATGCCGACGCCATCGAAACGCTGACTTCGCGGCTCGACATGGCCCGCTCGCGCTCCTTCGACTGTCTCGTGTATCGCTTCGACATCGTCACCCGCGGCGCACTGCAGACCTTTTTCGAGAACTTCTAG
- the pcaG gene encoding protocatechuate 3,4-dioxygenase subunit alpha, with protein sequence MQQYNHRQPLEPESVFLRESPSQTAGPYVHIGLALNVAGLPEREHEIVNVMARADADGPRMHIRGLVLDGNEVPVDDVLVEAWQADAHGRYVTDFSFDNAFNSLGRAAPGMGVDQAGWWSFTTIKPGRLSHPDGPEMAPHINLMIFARGINIHLHTRLYFDDEGEANAVCPFLNRVPTERRRTLIASRVEDSEDGEPVYEFVIRLQGRDETVFFDF encoded by the coding sequence ATGCAGCAGTACAACCACCGCCAGCCGCTGGAGCCCGAAAGCGTGTTCCTGCGCGAATCGCCGTCGCAGACCGCCGGGCCCTACGTGCATATCGGCCTGGCCCTGAACGTGGCCGGCCTGCCGGAGCGCGAGCACGAGATCGTCAACGTCATGGCCAGGGCCGACGCCGATGGCCCGCGCATGCATATCAGAGGCCTGGTCCTCGACGGCAATGAGGTGCCGGTGGACGACGTGCTGGTCGAGGCCTGGCAGGCCGATGCGCACGGGCGCTACGTCACGGATTTTTCCTTCGACAACGCTTTCAACAGTCTCGGCCGGGCTGCCCCCGGCATGGGCGTGGACCAGGCCGGCTGGTGGTCGTTCACCACCATCAAGCCGGGCCGCCTGTCCCATCCCGACGGCCCGGAGATGGCGCCGCACATCAACCTCATGATCTTCGCCCGCGGCATCAACATCCATCTGCATACGCGGCTGTATTTCGACGATGAAGGCGAGGCCAACGCGGTCTGTCCGTTTCTCAACCGAGTGCCGACCGAGCGCCGGCGCACGCTGATCGCGTCACGGGTCGAGGACAGTGAAGACGGCGAGCCGGTCTACGAATTCGTGATCCGTCTTCAGGGCCGTGACGAGACCGTGTTCTTCGACTTCTAG
- the pobA gene encoding 4-hydroxybenzoate 3-monooxygenase has translation MKTQVAIIGAGPSGLLLGQLLANAGIDNVILERRSADYVLGRIRAGVLEQGTVDLLREAGVSDNLDAHGLVHTGFDIAFAGERVRIDLPELADGKHVTVYGQTEVTRDLMNAREGIGATTWYEADNVQPHAIDTDAPYVTFEHAGHEYRLDCAYIAGCDGSHGVSRGCIPADRLKIFERKYPLGWLGVMADTPPVADELIYATHERGFALCSMRSPTRSRYYIQVADTESPDNWSDDEFWTELKRRLPQNVADTLVTGESIDKSVAPLSSSVTEPMQHGRLLLLGDAAHIVPPTGAKGLNLAIADVNTAYHLFRRIYDDSRTDLLECYSATCLSRIWKTERFSWWMTTNLHKFSATEDFDTRIQQAELGYYLNSKAGRTTIAENYVGLPFAKLEP, from the coding sequence ATGAAAACCCAGGTCGCCATTATCGGCGCCGGCCCGTCCGGGCTGTTGCTCGGCCAGCTATTGGCCAACGCCGGGATCGACAACGTAATTCTCGAGCGCCGGTCGGCCGACTATGTGCTCGGCCGCATTCGCGCCGGCGTGCTGGAGCAGGGCACGGTCGATCTGCTGCGCGAGGCCGGCGTGTCGGACAACCTCGACGCCCACGGGCTCGTCCACACCGGATTCGACATCGCCTTCGCCGGCGAGCGCGTCCGCATCGACCTGCCCGAACTGGCCGACGGCAAGCATGTCACGGTCTATGGACAGACCGAGGTCACCCGCGATCTCATGAACGCCCGCGAGGGCATCGGCGCGACCACCTGGTACGAAGCCGACAACGTCCAGCCGCATGCGATCGATACCGATGCACCGTATGTCACCTTCGAGCACGCCGGTCACGAATATCGGCTCGACTGCGCCTATATCGCGGGCTGCGACGGTTCCCACGGTGTTTCCCGCGGCTGTATTCCAGCGGATCGGCTCAAGATCTTCGAGCGCAAATACCCGCTCGGCTGGCTGGGCGTGATGGCCGACACGCCGCCGGTGGCCGACGAACTCATCTACGCCACCCATGAGCGCGGCTTTGCCCTGTGCAGCATGCGCTCGCCCACCCGCAGCCGCTACTATATTCAGGTCGCCGATACGGAATCGCCCGACAACTGGAGCGACGACGAATTCTGGACCGAACTCAAGCGCCGCTTGCCACAGAACGTAGCCGATACGCTCGTCACCGGCGAGTCGATCGACAAGTCGGTCGCGCCGCTGAGCAGTTCTGTGACCGAGCCGATGCAGCACGGCCGCCTGCTCCTGCTTGGCGATGCCGCCCATATCGTGCCGCCGACCGGTGCCAAGGGGCTGAACCTTGCGATTGCGGACGTCAACACGGCCTATCACCTGTTCCGGCGCATCTACGACGATAGTCGGACCGACCTGCTCGAATGTTATTCGGCAACGTGTTTATCACGAATCTGGAAGACCGAGCGGTTCTCCTGGTGGATGACCACGAATCTGCACAAGTTCTCGGCAACCGAAGACTTCGACACCCGCATCCAGCAGGCCGAACTCGGCTACTACTTGAATTCCAAGGCCGGTCGCACGACGATCGCGGAAAACTACGTCGGCCTGCCGTTCGCCAAACTCGAACCGTAG